A window of Chlorobium phaeobacteroides DSM 266 genomic DNA:
GTCCGTTAAGGAAGGTTCCGCAGCAGAGAATGACCGATTTACCCTTGATTATCCGCCCTGAGGGAAGAATCGCCCCTCGAACCGCTCCGCTCTCTACGTCCAGGCCTGTTACCGTATCCTGAACAAGATCGATATTATCCTGTTCTTCTATGATTTTGCGCATGTAAACAGAGTAGAGCGCGCGGTCTGCCTGAGCTCTCGGTGAGTGCATTGCCGCACCTTTACTTTTATTCAGCATTCTGAACTGTATGCCGGTCTCATCGATTGCTTTTGCCATCTCTCCTCCGAGGGCGTCGATTTCTCTCGTTATCTGCCCTTTCGCTACGCCTCCGATAGCGGGATTGCAGGACATTCTTGCAATTGCCGAAAGATCCGATGTGATCAGGAGACAGGACATTCCTGTTCTTGCGGCGGCAAGAACGGCTTCACATCCCGCATGGCCCGCACCAGCAACAATAATATCGTACATGAAAATGGGGTTGTTTCACGTGAAACGTTTTGTTGAGAAATCGCCAGTAGCGCTAACCGGAAGATACAAATAATGCCTGTTAATACGGTCTGTGGTTCTATCGATGAATCAATTGATAAGAAGAGTAAAATAGGCGTATGACTGAGATGGTTTTACTCTTGCGTGTAACAACTTGTTGTGACACTTCAAAGGAAAGGCGTAACTTGCGTTTATAAGTATTTCGAAGATAATCCATGACTTTTACTCTCTTGTCACGATCTTTCCGGAGTCTTTTTATTCTGTTTAAGATTGTGAATAAAAAATTTGCAACAGAAAAGCATATTTTTTATATACTTTATATAATTATATAGTTATATGCGAGGTGCGGACCGATTCTATCCTCGCTGCTTTGTTAACCGTCTTGATGACGTTCCGAAATTTACCTATGAAGAGACGAAAGTTTCTCGGTGCTGGCGCTGTTATGGCTGCCTCCATCTCGATGATGCCTTCACGCCTGTTTGCCGCCTGGTGCGAGAAGTGTTTTTCACCTTGTCCGATCGACAACGCTTTTATCAATACGCTTGGAACCAGGGATTTTGTTCAAACCGATAAAATAACGATCGTTGCTCCGCAGGTCGCTTCGGATAGTTCACTGGTTCCTGTGGAGATTATCTCATCGATAAAGGCAGAGCGCCTCTATCTGTTCGTCGAGAAAAATATATCGCCTCTTGTGTTTCAGTGCACGCTGTACGGGAGCGCCGAGCCGTATGTTTCTCTTAACGTTAAACTCAAAGAGAGTTCGCTTG
This region includes:
- a CDS encoding thiosulfate oxidation carrier protein SoxY, which translates into the protein MKRRKFLGAGAVMAASISMMPSRLFAAWCEKCFSPCPIDNAFINTLGTRDFVQTDKITIVAPQVASDSSLVPVEIISSIKAERLYLFVEKNISPLVFQCTLYGSAEPYVSLNVKLKESSLVYAVLKEGSRYYRASVHINVLAQAC